One window of Ignavibacteriales bacterium genomic DNA carries:
- a CDS encoding 50S ribosome-binding GTPase, whose amino-acid sequence MTSGDLNNCANCPVHNMGNLKKLGIDMSSFDFVVALAGNPNTGKSTVFNYLTGLRQHTGNWPGKTVTRAEGGFEYGEKKFKLVDLPGTYSLLSTSTDEEVARDFILFGQPDVTVIVVDATRIERNLNLVLQILEITERAVLCLNLMDEAKRNGIQVDDRTLAKELGIPVIPTSARQGEGMNELLNMIHEVATGKYVCKPYRLKTNSSELNNAIERLSMEIELEYPGLPNLRWVSLRLLEGDQSIIDAIRNGDLGNLKKQELVELSND is encoded by the coding sequence ATGACAAGTGGTGATTTAAATAATTGTGCAAATTGTCCGGTTCACAATATGGGCAATTTAAAAAAACTTGGTATAGATATGAGCAGTTTTGATTTTGTCGTTGCTCTTGCCGGAAATCCAAACACGGGTAAAAGTACTGTGTTTAATTATCTAACAGGATTAAGACAGCACACCGGCAATTGGCCGGGCAAAACAGTAACGCGTGCTGAAGGCGGATTTGAATATGGCGAGAAAAAATTTAAGCTGGTTGATTTGCCGGGAACTTATTCATTACTTTCTACAAGTACGGATGAAGAAGTTGCACGTGATTTTATTTTGTTCGGACAACCCGATGTAACGGTTATTGTTGTAGATGCAACGCGAATTGAACGAAATTTAAATCTTGTTTTACAAATTTTAGAAATTACAGAGCGCGCTGTTTTGTGTTTAAATCTTATGGATGAAGCAAAACGAAATGGAATCCAGGTAGATGATAGAACTTTGGCTAAAGAATTAGGAATTCCTGTGATCCCAACATCTGCAAGACAGGGGGAGGGAATGAACGAGTTGTTAAATATGATTCACGAAGTTGCAACTGGAAAGTATGTTTGTAAACCATATAGACTTAAAACCAACTCTTCGGAATTAAATAATGCAATAGAAAGGCTGAGTATGGAAATTGAACTTGAATATCCGGGTTTACCAAATTTGCGTTGGGTTTCATTACGTTTACTTGAAGGTGATCAAAGTATTATTGATGCAATTCGAAATGGTGATTTAGGGAATCTTAAAAAACAAGAATTAGTAGAATTATCCAATGATTAA
- a CDS encoding metal-dependent transcriptional regulator → MNEPLMLLTIGIILIIIFVLLFYPNKGIISVWKKSRSANKKVLIEDALKYLYNCEYNNISCTLNGIAGNLSISADDATDIISRLESMGLVSAKKNELSLTSDGRSYALRVVRVHRLWEKYLADETSVTENEWHQKAEEVEHILTPEQADRLAAQIGNPVFDPHGDPIPSASGELPIKKGKLLTEMKLNEFANIIHVEDEPNAIYSQILAEGLFPGMQIRMMEISDKRVKFIANGEECILSPLIAKNITVGVLQFEKQIEGKFKALSSLKIGEEGTILGIAKSLRGQQRRRLMDLGIVPGTKIEAELQSLTGDPVAYRVRGTTVALRKQQTEKIYLLNEKDK, encoded by the coding sequence ATGAACGAACCACTAATGCTTTTAACGATCGGAATCATTCTAATAATAATATTTGTGCTATTGTTTTATCCGAACAAAGGAATAATATCAGTCTGGAAAAAATCCCGCAGCGCAAATAAAAAAGTATTGATTGAAGATGCCTTAAAATATCTATACAATTGCGAGTATAATAACATTAGTTGCACATTAAATGGAATTGCTGGCAACCTTTCTATTTCTGCCGATGATGCAACCGATATAATTTCAAGATTGGAATCGATGGGATTAGTATCTGCAAAAAAAAACGAATTAAGTTTAACCTCCGATGGAAGATCTTATGCACTTCGAGTTGTGCGTGTTCATCGATTATGGGAAAAATATCTTGCAGATGAAACAAGTGTTACAGAAAACGAATGGCATCAAAAAGCTGAAGAAGTAGAACATATACTAACACCTGAACAAGCAGATAGACTTGCTGCGCAAATTGGCAATCCTGTTTTTGATCCGCACGGCGATCCAATTCCATCGGCTTCCGGCGAGCTTCCGATAAAAAAGGGAAAACTACTAACTGAAATGAAACTTAACGAGTTTGCAAATATTATTCATGTTGAAGATGAACCGAACGCAATTTATTCACAGATACTTGCCGAAGGTTTATTTCCTGGAATGCAAATAAGAATGATGGAGATTTCTGATAAGCGAGTTAAATTTATTGCGAATGGCGAAGAGTGTATTCTTTCTCCTTTAATTGCAAAGAATATTACAGTTGGTGTTTTGCAATTTGAAAAACAGATTGAAGGAAAGTTTAAAGCACTTTCATCTTTAAAAATTGGTGAAGAAGGAACTATACTCGGAATAGCAAAGTCATTACGCGGGCAGCAGCGCAGAAGATTAATGGATCTAGGAATTGTTCCGGGAACAAAAATAGAAGCAGAGCTGCAAAGTTTAACCGGTGATCCGGTTGCATACAGAGTACGCGGAACCACTGTTGCGTTGCGAAAACAGCAAACCGAAAAGATTTATTTGCTGAATGAAAAGGATAAATAA
- a CDS encoding metal-dependent transcriptional regulator, with protein MINISQEDYLTAIYRNLDDAGEIKQNLLAAKLKISNAAVTDMLRKLSRDGFVDYQKYKSIKLTREGETYAKNMLRRHRIWEVFLHQTLGMTWDKVHDEAEKLEHSSSDELINLLEEFLEYPEVDPHGYPIPDKNGKIKNTKTVVAIKELKENDSARVIMVNDDVKNLLSYVTKIGITLGKEIKIKDILDYDGSLLILLDKKEVNLSSKIASNIFVEKIV; from the coding sequence ATGATTAATATTTCACAAGAAGATTACTTAACAGCTATTTACCGCAATCTAGATGATGCCGGAGAAATTAAGCAAAATCTACTTGCAGCAAAGTTGAAGATTTCAAATGCTGCCGTTACGGATATGCTTCGCAAACTATCTCGTGATGGTTTTGTTGACTATCAAAAGTACAAGAGCATAAAATTAACTAGAGAAGGTGAAACCTACGCAAAAAACATGCTTCGTCGCCATAGAATATGGGAAGTGTTTCTTCATCAAACTCTTGGGATGACTTGGGATAAAGTGCATGATGAAGCAGAAAAATTAGAACATTCTTCTTCGGATGAACTAATAAATTTATTGGAAGAATTTTTAGAATACCCGGAAGTTGATCCGCACGGTTATCCGATTCCTGATAAAAATGGAAAGATAAAAAACACAAAAACAGTTGTTGCAATTAAGGAATTAAAAGAAAATGATTCCGCAAGAGTTATCATGGTAAATGATGATGTTAAAAATCTTTTATCATACGTTACAAAAATTGGAATTACACTTGGTAAAGAAATTAAAATTAAAGATATACTTGATTACGATGGATCATTATTGATTTTGTTAGATAAAAAAGAAGTAAATCTCAGTAGTAAAATAGCGTCAAACATTTTTGTGGAAAAGATAGTATAG
- a CDS encoding cobalamin-dependent protein (Presence of a B(12) (cobalamin)-binding domain implies dependence on cobalamin itself, in one of its several forms, or in some unusual lineages, dependence on a cobalamin-like analog.) produces the protein MKDIKQTHFLGFYNALMDGDKDKCASIVQSLIEEDVALKDIYVELFQKSLYRIGKLWDHNKISIPEEHLATRIVESLISRFAPVSDGNKDKKVVITCIDKEFHEIGAKMVSNVFELKGWKTYYLGASVPAKEIIKFVKQIDPDVIALSWGLYLNLGRFLEVVDHLTRFFPTKKIVVGGQALAENSENILKKYKNVKYIDSLNSLESYIKKAV, from the coding sequence ATGAAAGATATCAAACAAACTCATTTTCTTGGATTTTACAACGCTCTTATGGATGGCGATAAGGACAAATGCGCAAGTATCGTTCAATCCTTAATAGAAGAGGACGTAGCCTTAAAAGATATTTATGTAGAGCTTTTCCAAAAATCACTATATAGAATTGGAAAACTTTGGGATCACAATAAAATATCTATTCCCGAAGAACATTTAGCTACACGAATAGTGGAATCACTTATTAGTCGCTTTGCTCCAGTTAGTGATGGCAATAAAGACAAAAAAGTTGTTATAACTTGCATTGATAAAGAATTTCATGAAATCGGTGCTAAGATGGTATCTAATGTTTTTGAGCTTAAAGGATGGAAAACTTATTATCTCGGTGCTTCAGTTCCCGCTAAAGAAATAATAAAATTTGTTAAACAGATTGATCCTGATGTAATTGCACTTTCCTGGGGGTTATACTTAAATCTCGGCAGATTTTTAGAAGTGGTTGATCATTTGACCAGATTTTTCCCGACTAAAAAAATTGTTGTTGGCGGTCAGGCATTAGCTGAAAATTCTGAAAATATTTTGAAAAAGTATAAGAATGTTAAATACATTGATTCTCTTAATTCACTAGAATCTTATATAAAAAAAGCAGTTTGA
- a CDS encoding cob(I)yrinic acid a,c-diamide adenosyltransferase produces the protein MNKLEKGYVQIYTGNGKGKSTAAIGQAVRAAGYGLKTYIAQFMKEYPYNELISLEQLSEWITIEQFAGDDFVYRKEMPNRVEMDKARRGLETAKAKMLSDKYDLIILDEILVAIHFGLFNDEEVMTFMKMKPENVELILTGRYCPDKILEAADLVTEMKVIKHYYQDGVLARKGIES, from the coding sequence ATGAATAAATTAGAAAAAGGTTACGTCCAGATTTACACAGGAAATGGCAAAGGTAAATCGACGGCCGCAATAGGGCAGGCAGTTAGAGCTGCTGGTTATGGACTCAAAACTTACATAGCACAGTTTATGAAAGAATATCCTTACAACGAATTAATAAGTTTAGAACAATTAAGCGAATGGATTACAATTGAACAATTTGCCGGCGATGATTTTGTTTACCGCAAAGAAATGCCAAACAGAGTTGAGATGGATAAAGCAAGACGCGGACTTGAAACCGCAAAAGCAAAAATGCTAAGCGACAAATATGATTTAATAATTCTTGATGAAATACTAGTTGCAATCCATTTTGGATTATTCAATGATGAAGAAGTAATGACTTTTATGAAAATGAAACCCGAAAATGTCGAATTAATTTTGACTGGTAGATATTGTCCTGATAAAATTCTTGAAGCCGCGGATCTTGTAACAGAAATGAAAGTTATAAAACATTATTATCAAGATGGTGTTTTAGCAAGAAAGGGAATTGAGTCTTAG
- a CDS encoding MBL fold metallo-hydrolase, whose protein sequence is MNRRKFLRNISLASAGVLFVNEKLQAKQPPSLTNFKPDPTKWNDYEINIAWIGHSTVLINFYGTTILTDPVLFERVGVSIFGMTFGPSRFTHPALTVDEIPKPDIILLSHAHMDHMDYETLSTIVNKYPNDIDCITAYNTADVISELEWKSLQEIDWNEETELLGIKFKALEVKHFGWRYPWEWDRSKGYMKEGRSYNAIILEKNEKKILFGGDTAYHDLFLPLKDEKIEIAIMPIGAYNPWKKNHCNPEEALIMAVKHIGAKYFIPIHTKTFKQGSEPIDEPLIWLNKSISNYNIKLGLDDIGKTFTLNSI, encoded by the coding sequence TTGAATAGAAGAAAATTTTTAAGAAATATATCGTTGGCATCTGCAGGAGTTTTATTTGTAAATGAAAAGCTGCAGGCTAAACAACCACCTAGCTTAACAAATTTCAAACCCGATCCAACAAAGTGGAACGACTATGAAATAAATATTGCGTGGATTGGACACTCAACTGTCTTAATAAATTTTTATGGTACAACAATTTTAACCGATCCGGTTTTATTTGAGCGAGTTGGTGTGAGCATATTTGGAATGACATTTGGTCCAAGCAGATTTACACATCCCGCATTAACAGTTGATGAAATTCCAAAGCCAGATATTATTCTTTTATCTCATGCACACATGGATCATATGGATTATGAAACGCTCTCAACAATTGTGAATAAATATCCAAATGATATTGATTGTATAACTGCTTACAATACGGCGGATGTTATCTCTGAATTAGAATGGAAATCCTTACAGGAAATTGATTGGAACGAAGAAACCGAATTGCTCGGAATTAAATTTAAAGCTCTTGAAGTAAAACATTTTGGCTGGCGATATCCATGGGAGTGGGATCGCTCTAAAGGTTATATGAAAGAGGGAAGAAGTTATAATGCAATAATATTAGAAAAGAATGAAAAGAAAATTTTATTTGGCGGTGATACTGCCTATCACGATTTATTTCTTCCGCTAAAAGATGAAAAAATAGAAATAGCAATTATGCCAATTGGCGCATACAATCCTTGGAAAAAAAATCATTGCAATCCTGAAGAAGCACTGATAATGGCGGTAAAACATATTGGTGCGAAATATTTTATTCCAATCCACACAAAAACTTTTAAACAGGGTAGCGAACCAATTGATGAACCGTTAATTTGGTTAAACAAATCCATATCAAACTATAATATAAAACTTGGGTTAGATGATATCGGAAAAACGTTTACTCTCAATTCTATTTAG
- a CDS encoding NAD-dependent deacylase, translating to MNFNQTFLTKLSESKKIVFFTGAGISAESGIPTFRGKDGIWNKLKPEELANFNAFMSNPQMVWEWYNHRKKIVHEAKPNSGHYVISEMQNLFDVVTVVTQNIDNLHRRAGSDIIFELHGNIERNFCINCKTFYNEELDFSNGVPKCKCGGLIRPDVVWFGEYLPEDQFSGGETAALNCDMFFVVGTSAVVYPAAGLVHVAKQAGAFIVEVNIEETEITPFCDQSFFGEAGKILPEIVKEIKKFNQK from the coding sequence ATGAATTTCAATCAAACATTTCTAACTAAACTTTCCGAATCAAAAAAAATTGTTTTCTTTACAGGTGCAGGAATTTCTGCAGAATCCGGTATTCCAACTTTCCGTGGTAAAGATGGAATTTGGAATAAACTAAAACCTGAAGAACTTGCAAATTTTAATGCGTTTATGAGTAATCCACAAATGGTGTGGGAGTGGTATAACCATCGCAAAAAAATTGTACACGAAGCAAAACCAAATTCCGGGCATTATGTTATCTCAGAAATGCAAAACTTGTTTGATGTTGTAACTGTAGTAACACAAAATATTGATAATCTACATCGCCGCGCTGGAAGCGATATAATATTTGAATTACACGGAAACATTGAAAGAAATTTTTGTATCAACTGTAAAACTTTTTATAATGAAGAATTGGATTTCTCAAATGGAGTTCCAAAATGTAAATGCGGAGGATTGATTCGCCCTGATGTTGTTTGGTTTGGCGAATATTTACCAGAAGATCAATTTAGCGGCGGTGAAACGGCTGCATTAAATTGTGATATGTTTTTTGTCGTTGGTACTTCTGCTGTTGTTTATCCAGCTGCTGGATTAGTACATGTTGCAAAACAAGCCGGAGCATTTATTGTTGAAGTTAACATCGAAGAAACAGAAATTACTCCTTTTTGTGATCAATCATTTTTTGGTGAAGCTGGCAAAATACTGCCAGAAATTGTTAAAGAAATAAAAAAATTCAATCAAAAGTAA
- a CDS encoding tetratricopeptide repeat protein, whose protein sequence is MKKILQLASILLLVMFGVNFSLAQTVDELLKQGDQFVAEFQNQKALESYQKAEKLEPNNWEVLWRISRAYVDLGEKMPEKTDVQKDEQEKTYKKALEFADKSVKLGPDQAITYVRRAIANGRIALFEGIFSAIGTVNDIKEDCEKAIQLGNGGNYVQALAHYVLGRGHLKVCEKAYLVRLPLGLGWGDTEEAVRLLETAVKLKPNFRMFLYELAKAYIEEDDYDKAKETLKKVEKAPKVDEDDDIVLANAKKLYEEIKNE, encoded by the coding sequence ATGAAAAAAATTCTACAACTCGCATCTATTCTGTTGCTTGTTATGTTTGGGGTAAATTTTTCTTTGGCTCAAACAGTAGATGAGTTACTTAAACAAGGTGATCAATTTGTTGCTGAATTTCAGAATCAGAAAGCTTTAGAATCCTACCAAAAAGCTGAAAAACTGGAGCCAAATAATTGGGAAGTTTTATGGCGTATAAGTCGTGCTTATGTTGATCTTGGTGAAAAAATGCCCGAGAAAACTGATGTCCAAAAAGATGAACAAGAAAAAACTTACAAAAAAGCTTTAGAGTTTGCAGATAAATCTGTTAAGCTTGGTCCGGATCAGGCGATAACTTATGTACGACGTGCAATTGCAAATGGAAGAATAGCTTTATTTGAAGGAATATTTTCTGCAATTGGCACTGTAAACGATATAAAAGAAGATTGTGAAAAAGCTATTCAACTTGGAAATGGCGGTAACTATGTTCAGGCTCTTGCTCACTATGTTTTAGGAAGAGGACATTTAAAGGTTTGTGAAAAAGCGTATCTAGTTCGTTTACCTTTAGGCTTAGGCTGGGGTGATACTGAAGAAGCGGTTAGATTATTAGAAACGGCGGTAAAACTTAAACCCAACTTTAGAATGTTTTTATATGAGCTTGCTAAAGCGTACATAGAAGAGGATGATTATGATAAAGCAAAAGAAACTTTAAAGAAAGTTGAAAAAGCTCCTAAGGTTGATGAAGATGATGATATTGTTTTAGCAAATGCAAAAAAACTTTACGAAGAAATTAAGAACGAATAA
- a CDS encoding HD domain-containing protein → MLNQSELSSISKEESIDHFLLVKKCEIRLTKAGKEYLSLELGDKSTSSQSNLWEDVSGFKSIKNSLTVGDIVKIAGSMDEYQGNPQIKIESIRLSKQSDDVTPKDFLPKSLRDLNQMKKEFTSRMEKITDADLKFLMKNIFSDERFEKYTSVPAGKMWHHGYISGLIEHTLEIIRICDLMCDIHSQINRDLLICGAMLHDFGKIEELSFEPVFEYTDKGKLLGHIVIAAMIVNDEINKLPDFPENLKNNLLHLILSHQGKLEYASPVVPKTLEAITLYQSDELSAKVNAYKNVIANEIKPGTNWTKFISLAGTDIHSHGIEKSIKENKTLFD, encoded by the coding sequence ATGTTAAACCAATCAGAATTATCATCTATTTCCAAAGAGGAATCAATAGATCACTTTCTACTTGTAAAAAAATGTGAAATTAGATTAACAAAAGCTGGCAAAGAATATCTGTCGTTAGAACTTGGTGATAAATCCACATCATCACAATCAAATCTTTGGGAAGATGTTTCAGGATTTAAGTCAATAAAAAATTCTTTGACTGTTGGTGATATTGTTAAGATTGCCGGATCGATGGATGAGTATCAGGGAAATCCGCAAATTAAAATCGAATCAATTCGTTTATCAAAACAAAGTGATGATGTAACTCCAAAAGATTTTCTTCCAAAATCATTGCGCGATCTTAACCAGATGAAAAAAGAATTTACTTCAAGAATGGAAAAGATTACAGATGCTGATTTGAAATTCTTAATGAAAAATATTTTTTCTGACGAAAGATTTGAAAAATATACTTCAGTTCCAGCAGGCAAAATGTGGCATCACGGTTACATTAGCGGATTGATTGAACACACTTTAGAGATTATTAGAATTTGTGATTTGATGTGTGATATTCATTCACAAATAAATCGCGATCTATTAATTTGCGGAGCCATGTTACACGATTTTGGAAAAATAGAAGAACTAAGTTTTGAACCTGTTTTTGAATATACAGATAAAGGAAAATTACTAGGGCACATTGTAATTGCTGCTATGATTGTTAATGATGAAATAAATAAGCTTCCTGATTTTCCAGAAAATCTAAAAAATAATTTATTGCATCTTATTTTAAGTCATCAAGGTAAACTTGAATATGCGTCACCAGTAGTTCCAAAAACTTTGGAAGCAATCACACTTTATCAATCAGATGAGCTAAGTGCAAAAGTTAATGCATACAAAAATGTTATTGCAAATGAAATCAAACCGGGTACAAACTGGACAAAATTCATTTCACTTGCAGGAACAGATATTCATAGTCACGGAATTGAAAAATCAATCAAAGAAAATAAAACATTATTCGATTAA
- a CDS encoding UpxY family transcription antiterminator: protein MGSDDVRYWFALVVKSRCEFKAEEELSTLGVSTYLPSTTLLKKWSDRKKEVIVPIIRGYIFIHANEKERLYSLEQKSVVKCLFDAGRSAVIPDWQIENLKRVLEYKPEITVENGITFGDSVKIIDGPFEGVIGILISTSKGRTLSISIDLIHRSIIVHLPNESIVKALD from the coding sequence ATGGGGAGTGATGATGTACGTTACTGGTTTGCTCTTGTTGTAAAATCAAGATGCGAATTTAAAGCTGAAGAAGAACTAAGTACACTTGGAGTTTCAACTTATTTGCCATCAACAACTTTGTTAAAAAAATGGAGCGACCGGAAAAAAGAAGTTATTGTTCCAATTATTAGAGGTTACATTTTTATTCATGCTAACGAAAAAGAAAGGCTTTATTCGTTAGAACAAAAATCAGTTGTTAAATGTCTTTTTGATGCAGGAAGATCAGCTGTAATTCCTGACTGGCAAATTGAAAATCTCAAAAGAGTGTTAGAGTACAAACCGGAAATAACTGTTGAAAATGGTATCACTTTTGGTGATTCAGTAAAAATAATTGATGGACCTTTTGAGGGTGTTATTGGTATTTTAATATCAACTTCAAAAGGTAGAACACTTTCAATTTCTATTGATTTAATTCACCGAAGTATAATTGTGCATTTGCCAAATGAGAGTATTGTAAAAGCTTTAGATTAG
- a CDS encoding UDP-glucose/GDP-mannose dehydrogenase family protein yields the protein MNLAVVGTGYVGLVSGTCLAETGNNVTCVDVDEKKIETMKDGHIPIYEPGLEVLFLRNIVKKRLTFTTNLRDAVRNSDVIFLCLPTPQGGDGAADLKYVLKVADDLGLMFRDEPELGFKVIVDKSTVPVGTSDRVRSAIKKHAPNFDFDVCSNPEFLREGIAVEDFMKPERVIVGTSNDKTKKVIEQLYDPFVRTGNPVYFMDEKSAEMTKYAANSFIAMKISFMNEIARLCELTGAQVDAVRLGIGSDSRIGKRYLFPGIGYGGSCFPKDVHALVNTANENKYDFKILKSVIDVNYEQVKHFFRKISKHFKENLKGKHFAMWGLAFKPNTDDVREAPAHYLIKLLLDAGATVTAYDPEANNTTKAVLGDVIKYAETSDVTLNDADALIVVTEWKEFRNPDFEIIKKTLKAPVIFDGRNLYDLEKLKALGFTYYSIGRTDIIN from the coding sequence GTGAATCTTGCAGTAGTTGGAACCGGATATGTTGGTCTTGTGTCAGGAACTTGTCTTGCAGAAACGGGTAACAATGTTACTTGTGTTGATGTCGATGAGAAAAAGATTGAAACAATGAAAGATGGTCATATTCCTATTTATGAACCCGGACTTGAAGTTTTATTTTTAAGAAACATTGTAAAAAAAAGATTAACTTTTACCACAAATTTACGAGATGCTGTTCGTAATTCTGATGTTATTTTTCTTTGTCTTCCCACACCACAAGGCGGCGATGGTGCTGCAGATTTGAAATATGTATTAAAGGTCGCTGATGACCTTGGACTGATGTTTCGTGATGAACCTGAACTTGGATTTAAAGTTATTGTAGATAAAAGTACAGTTCCAGTAGGAACAAGTGATAGGGTGCGTTCAGCAATAAAAAAGCACGCTCCAAATTTTGATTTTGATGTTTGTTCCAACCCGGAGTTTTTACGAGAAGGAATTGCTGTTGAAGATTTTATGAAGCCGGAAAGAGTGATTGTTGGAACAAGTAATGATAAAACCAAAAAAGTAATCGAACAGCTTTATGATCCTTTTGTAAGAACCGGAAATCCAGTTTACTTTATGGATGAAAAATCTGCTGAGATGACCAAGTACGCAGCAAATTCTTTTATTGCAATGAAAATATCTTTTATGAATGAGATTGCAAGATTATGTGAACTTACGGGTGCGCAGGTCGATGCAGTAAGATTGGGAATCGGTTCAGATTCACGTATTGGTAAAAGATATTTATTTCCCGGAATTGGTTACGGCGGTTCTTGTTTTCCAAAAGATGTACACGCTTTGGTTAACACGGCAAATGAAAACAAGTATGATTTTAAAATATTAAAGTCAGTAATCGACGTTAACTACGAACAGGTAAAACATTTCTTTAGAAAAATATCCAAACACTTCAAAGAAAATCTTAAAGGTAAACATTTTGCAATGTGGGGATTGGCATTTAAGCCCAATACAGATGATGTGCGTGAAGCTCCGGCGCATTATCTAATAAAATTATTACTGGATGCAGGAGCAACTGTTACAGCTTACGATCCCGAAGCAAACAATACAACAAAAGCGGTTCTGGGTGATGTTATTAAGTATGCGGAAACTTCTGATGTTACATTAAATGATGCAGACGCATTAATTGTTGTAACTGAGTGGAAAGAATTTAGAAATCCTGATTTTGAAATTATTAAGAAAACCCTTAAAGCCCCCGTTATTTTTGATGGTAGAAATCTTTACGATCTTGAAAAACTTAAAGCTCTTGGTTTTACTTACTACTCAATCGGAAGAACCGATATTATTAATTAG